ATGAAATCCTTTCAAACGTCAAAAAAGCGATGAAAGAACATCCTGTTAAAAATCGGACAGAGGAAATTAACTTCTATTTAACATTAATTAATCAGGCATTTGCACAAGATACCTTTACTCCGAAAGATTACGAAAAACTGTATCATCATTTAAAGGAACAAGAGGTAGAGGAACTTCCTAAAGAGAGAGTAAAAGCGAGTGATCAAAAAGAAGATCAAAGTCGAGGAAGAAAGTGGTTTGAAGCATTAACTAGTGTTCAAAGTCCTTCTGGGTGGGCCTCTACCGTTCTTTCACATAGTAATGAAAATGGAAGTTATATAGCGGTAGTTCCTGATTCTTATAGCCGTTTCAAGCGAGCTCGTCACGGTGAAGTAGGTTTATATGAAGGATGGAAAATTGCGCAAACAGTGCAAGGGTTTATTAAAAGAGATCAGAAGAATGAAAAAAAGCGGGCCATTATCGCTGTTATTGATGCTCCGTCACAAGCTTATGGCTACAAAGAAGAAGTGCTTGGCATTAATGTAGCTCTTGCTGCTTCTGTAAATATGTTAGCAAAAGCACGACTTTACGGTCATCCAGTGATTGGATTTATTCCAGGAAACGCTATTTCAGGTGCTTTTTTAGCTCTAGGTCTTCAAGCTAATGCGTTACTTTCATTAGATGATGATAAAATTAATGTACAAGCGATGTCGAAAAAGTCAGCAGCACGTATTACGAAAAGAACGATTAGAGAGCTTGAAGAAGCAACAAAGAAGGTTCCTGCTATGGCTTATGATATTCATTCTTACAAAACGCTTGGTGCTCTTTCACAGCTTATAACAAATATCAATGGAGAGGATCCTTCAGAAGAAGATATTCATATTGTTAAAGACGCGCTTATAACTAGTATTCACGATGTTCAAAACCGAAATGATCGTTCCCTTTCCATTCGCTTGGAAACAAAGGAAGCTCTTTTAGGCGGACGAAAAGCCTCTATTGAGGTAAGAGAAAGAATGAAAAAACAGTGGAATTAAAACCTCATGATTTAATTAAACTTTCTTCATTAAGGAATGGATTTTTAACAGAAGAGCACGAGTTACCACAGTGGGCACAGAATTCTCTTCAAGCTTCTCCTTATGTTGTTGTACGAAGAGCGCCTTTTAGGGGAGAATATATCCCTGTTGGTGTCCGGGGAAAAAAACGAAGTGAACGATTTGGCTTTTATATAAGTAAGCGTGATATTAGTGAGGTAATTTCACCCATTCAGTTACAAGAGAGTTTTCCATCAAAGGAAAGACAACATTTAAAAGCCTTTCAGACGCTAAAGCGAGTGAGGGATATTTTACAAACTGAAGAACGGTGGGGTCTTGGAGGTAGCGTTGGTTTTGAATTAGCTACAGGAATAGAAACTGTAAAAGAGACAAGTGATGTTGACGTTATTTTATATAAAGAAGATGCGGTAAATATAAAAAAAGCGAGAGAGTTGCTAGCCTATTTGGATGATCTACAAAGTCGAGTTGATATTTCTGTAGAAACAAAGTTTGGAAGTTTCTCGCTAATGGAATATTGCAGTAAAGAAAGTTTCTTGTTAAAAACAATAGAAGGTCCAAAATTGATTCAAAAGCCTTTCTTTTCTTAGAAGGGCTTTTGAACTTAAAGAGAATTTAAGGAAACCTGTTGCAAATATTTAGAATTCAGACTACAATAAAATAAAATGTTAACGCTAACATTTTATTGGGTTAGAAAGTGATAAAATATTAATCTAATAATTTACTGATGAAATAAATATTTTTTATCACAAAATGTTAACGTTAACAAAAAAGGAGGATATCTAAAAGATGAAAGGATTTATGAGGGAAGATTTCTTACTTACAAACAGCACAGCAGTAAAGCTATATCATGAATACGCAAAAGATATGCCGATTATTGACTACCATTGCCATTTAAGCCCAAAAGAGATTTATGAAAATAAGCAGTTTCGTAATATAACAGACATTTGGTTAGATGGTGATCATTATAAGTGGAGATTGATGAGAGCGAACGGAATTGAGGAGGATTGTATTACAGGAAGCAAAAGTGACTATGAAAAATTTATTGCTTGGGCTAAGACCGTACCAATGACAATTGGAAATCCGCTTTTTCATTGGACACATCTTGAATTGCAGCGCTTCTTTAATATTGATGAACTTCTGAATGAACGCACAGCAGATAGTATTTGGGAGAAAACAAGCGAGAAGTTAGCAGGTGGATCACTAAGAGCAAGGGACTTTATTACAGCTTCAAAAGTTGAAGTTGTTTGTACAACAGATGATCCTGTAGATTCCTTAGAGTATCACATTAAAATAAAAGAACTTGAAAACTTCGATACAGCTGTGTTACCGAGTTTCAGACCTGATAAAGGACTTGAAATCAATCGACAGGGGTTTAGCAATTGGGTTAAATCTCTCGAAGAAGCTGCTGGTATATCTATTGACAATTATGATTGTTTTCTAGAAGCACTTGAAAGCCGCGTTCGCTTTTTCCATTCTGTCGGAGGAAGAGTATCTGATCACGCTCTTGACCGTGTTGTATATGAAGATGTAACAAAAGAAGAAGCAGGACAGATTTTTGAGAAAGTAATTCTTCAAGAACAAAGAATTACAGAGGAAGAAGAGAGAAAATATAAGACATATATGCTTATTTTCTTAGGGAAATTATATAAAGAACTTGATTGGGTTATGCAATTTCATATCCATGCTCTTCGAAATAACAGTACGAAAGGTTTTGAAAGTCTTGGACCTGATACGGGATACGATGCAATGGACGACGGAGAAATAGCAAAGCCGCTTGTTAGTCTTTTCAATCAGCTAGAGAAAGAAGAGAGTT
The sequence above is a segment of the Priestia filamentosa genome. Coding sequences within it:
- the mdcD gene encoding biotin-independent malonate decarboxylase subunit beta, with amino-acid sequence MSKLKESFIELNGRERAKALLDSGVGIELLDPFEGMKSPHLEPQGIVPQNDDGVIVIKGEIDGERVVVISIEGAFQGGGIGEVSGAKIAGALELALKDNREGKKIVPVVVFDTGGVRLQEANYGLLSIAEIQGAIVALNEYVPTIGIIPGKVGGFGGMSITAALFSHLMITPSGRYGLNGPEVIEQEAGVRELDSSDKKMIWEMIGGTQRVKTGLVDMLIEDDIDEILSNVKKAMKEHPVKNRTEEINFYLTLINQAFAQDTFTPKDYEKLYHHLKEQEVEELPKERVKASDQKEDQSRGRKWFEALTSVQSPSGWASTVLSHSNENGSYIAVVPDSYSRFKRARHGEVGLYEGWKIAQTVQGFIKRDQKNEKKRAIIAVIDAPSQAYGYKEEVLGINVALAASVNMLAKARLYGHPVIGFIPGNAISGAFLALGLQANALLSLDDDKINVQAMSKKSAARITKRTIRELEEATKKVPAMAYDIHSYKTLGALSQLITNINGEDPSEEDIHIVKDALITSIHDVQNRNDRSLSIRLETKEALLGGRKASIEVRERMKKQWN
- a CDS encoding malonate decarboxylase holo-ACP synthase, which gives rise to MELKPHDLIKLSSLRNGFLTEEHELPQWAQNSLQASPYVVVRRAPFRGEYIPVGVRGKKRSERFGFYISKRDISEVISPIQLQESFPSKERQHLKAFQTLKRVRDILQTEERWGLGGSVGFELATGIETVKETSDVDVILYKEDAVNIKKARELLAYLDDLQSRVDISVETKFGSFSLMEYCSKESFLLKTIEGPKLIQKPFFS
- the uxaC gene encoding glucuronate isomerase; translated protein: MKGFMREDFLLTNSTAVKLYHEYAKDMPIIDYHCHLSPKEIYENKQFRNITDIWLDGDHYKWRLMRANGIEEDCITGSKSDYEKFIAWAKTVPMTIGNPLFHWTHLELQRFFNIDELLNERTADSIWEKTSEKLAGGSLRARDFITASKVEVVCTTDDPVDSLEYHIKIKELENFDTAVLPSFRPDKGLEINRQGFSNWVKSLEEAAGISIDNYDCFLEALESRVRFFHSVGGRVSDHALDRVVYEDVTKEEAGQIFEKVILQEQRITEEEERKYKTYMLIFLGKLYKELDWVMQFHIHALRNNSTKGFESLGPDTGYDAMDDGEIAKPLVSLFNQLEKEESLPKTVVYSLNPKDNPVIATVIGSFQGGGVPGKMQFGTAWWFNDQREGMLDQMKTLSNIGLFSQFIGMLTDSRSFLSYTRHEYFRRLVCDLVGTWVEQGEVPFDEELLERIIKGICYNNAKSYFNFPAYTVQQS